Proteins encoded by one window of Ignavibacteriota bacterium:
- a CDS encoding FtsQ-type POTRA domain-containing protein yields the protein MKTINKIKHSILFVLLIAIFGLLSFSLKNSNLNSINKIEIEGANYLSSKDYMEIANLSNFEKDPNINITVIQDRIEKHPYVNNADVWLAERGTIRIKIIEKTFEALILTDKNNF from the coding sequence ATGAAAACAATAAATAAAATTAAACATTCAATATTGTTTGTTCTTCTGATTGCAATATTTGGATTGCTCTCATTTTCATTGAAAAACTCCAATTTAAATTCAATTAATAAAATTGAAATTGAGGGTGCAAATTATTTATCGTCCAAAGATTATATGGAAATTGCAAATCTTTCTAACTTTGAAAAGGACCCAAATATAAATATTACCGTAATTCAAGATAGAATTGAAAAACATCCTTATGTAAATAACGCAGATGTGTGGCTTGCGGAAAGAGGTACAATAAGAATAAAAATTATTGAGAAAACTTTTGAGGCTTTGATCTTAACTGATAAAAACAATTTCTGA
- a CDS encoding cell division protein FtsQ produces the protein MITGSGEIIPFYSSTKNIDLPVIVNVKNADEINVFSFAGKYQNLKNALKIISTSEIYDENLSKRISEINLNNGKDITVTISDQEFPIYMGSDSEVEKTIYLSKILKHIKNNGLSNYVNYLDLRFTDLVYLGFKDKLVSLEEKI, from the coding sequence CTGATAACAGGCAGCGGCGAAATTATTCCATTTTATTCATCAACAAAAAATATTGATTTGCCGGTAATTGTTAATGTTAAAAATGCAGACGAAATTAATGTCTTTTCGTTTGCCGGTAAATATCAAAATTTAAAAAACGCACTGAAAATTATTTCAACTTCAGAAATTTACGATGAAAATTTAAGTAAAAGGATTTCTGAAATTAATTTGAATAATGGTAAAGATATTACAGTTACAATTTCTGATCAAGAATTTCCAATTTACATGGGCAGCGATTCAGAAGTTGAAAAAACAATTTATTTATCAAAGATACTAAAGCACATAAAAAATAATGGCTTATCAAATTATGTGAATTATCTTGACCTAAGATTTACTGATTTGGTCTACCTGGGTTTTAAGGATAAGTTAGTTTCTTTAGAGGAAAAAATATGA
- the ftsA gene encoding cell division protein FtsA, which translates to MKKNIIAGLDLGTTKVGAVIAEQQENKIDILGFGVAPSDGLNRGLVANIAKTAEAIKQAMTIASNRADIDVRSLNVGVAGEHITSLRHRNYVTINNPDKEITQADIDRLKADVKTIRIPADRQILHIIPEEFYIDHQGGIENPIGMCGSRLEALNHVVLASIPAMQNIKKSVERAGYTVQDYILQPIASSVSVLEENEKDLGVALIDIGGGTTDIAVFHEKSIKFTKVIGVAGNQVTNDIRESLGIVTEEAEKLKKEHGYALEEAIIKDEDIYIKGVGARGNIKIPISLLTQIIHVRMKELFTLIDNELRQAGFKNKIKAGIVLTGGGSLLSGVTELAESVFGLPTRIGVPLDLGAGLSNEIESPEFATVAGLIRGMPGTTSSQAMFNVKNKVMVKDLGISKFFKKVQEFFDEL; encoded by the coding sequence ATGAAAAAAAATATTATTGCTGGATTGGATTTAGGAACTACAAAAGTAGGAGCTGTAATTGCAGAACAGCAGGAAAATAAAATTGATATACTTGGCTTCGGTGTTGCTCCGTCTGACGGATTAAACAGAGGTTTGGTTGCCAACATTGCAAAAACCGCCGAAGCAATAAAACAGGCAATGACAATCGCGTCAAATAGAGCTGATATTGACGTAAGATCCTTAAATGTAGGTGTTGCCGGAGAACATATTACAAGTCTTCGTCATAGAAATTATGTTACTATAAACAATCCTGATAAAGAAATTACTCAAGCAGATATTGATAGATTGAAAGCCGATGTAAAAACAATAAGAATTCCCGCGGATAGGCAAATCTTGCATATTATTCCTGAAGAATTTTATATTGATCATCAAGGTGGAATTGAAAATCCAATAGGAATGTGCGGAAGCAGATTAGAGGCTTTGAATCACGTTGTGTTAGCTTCAATTCCAGCTATGCAGAATATTAAAAAATCAGTTGAACGTGCCGGTTACACTGTACAAGATTACATCCTTCAACCAATAGCTTCCAGTGTTTCGGTACTTGAAGAAAATGAAAAAGATTTAGGCGTTGCGTTAATTGATATAGGCGGCGGAACAACCGACATTGCTGTGTTTCATGAAAAAAGTATAAAGTTTACAAAAGTAATTGGTGTTGCGGGTAATCAAGTTACTAATGACATAAGAGAATCACTTGGAATTGTAACCGAAGAAGCAGAAAAGCTTAAGAAAGAACACGGCTATGCCTTGGAAGAAGCAATCATTAAAGATGAAGATATTTATATAAAAGGTGTTGGAGCAAGAGGAAATATTAAAATTCCAATTTCTTTGTTAACGCAAATTATTCATGTAAGAATGAAAGAACTTTTTACATTGATAGATAATGAACTTAGGCAAGCAGGATTTAAAAATAAAATCAAAGCCGGAATAGTGTTAACTGGCGGCGGGTCTTTACTGAGCGGTGTAACAGAATTAGCAGAATCAGTATTTGGACTTCCGACAAGAATCGGTGTTCCGTTGGATTTAGGCGCTGGTCTTTCAAATGAAATTGAAAGTCCGGAATTTGCTACAGTTGCCGGATTGATTAGAGGAATGCCCGGTACAACAAGCTCACAGGCAATGTTTAACGTTAAGAATAAAGTTATGGTTAAAGATTTAGGAATTTCAAAGTTTTTTAAGAAAGTACAAGAATTTTTTGACGAATTATAA
- the ftsZ gene encoding cell division protein FtsZ, whose protein sequence is MPSFVTLDREDMLSAKLKVVGVGGGGCNAIESMMQRGLKGVEYVAVNTDAQVLRMSSANHKIQIGNTITRGLGAGADPNVGRKAIEEDREKITKVLEGSDMVFVTAGMGGGTGTGGAPVVAAIAKSLGALVIGIVTKPFKWEGKRRMLNADEGIHDLRRSVDSLIVIPNDRLLSILDKTVSARTAFEKPNEVLYEATRGIADIITIPGIINVDFADVRSVMNASGEALMGAGTASGENRAIEAAQKAISSPLLDGISIKGAKNILLNVTGSDDLTMQEIDEGNKVIYEAAGEEANVIFGWVSKEEMNDSVSYTVIATGFGNSNKKESKIVTEKKEQIEDKDKKFAGYTVENFEVPNGAEELDTPTIFRVKGTNKILSEENLIPRSGFKIDQLDAFDGVQVEGKRRKEK, encoded by the coding sequence ATGCCAAGTTTTGTAACGCTTGACAGAGAAGACATGTTATCAGCAAAGCTTAAAGTTGTTGGAGTTGGAGGCGGAGGCTGTAACGCAATTGAAAGTATGATGCAGCGAGGTTTGAAAGGTGTAGAATACGTTGCTGTTAATACCGATGCTCAAGTATTAAGAATGAGCAGTGCAAATCACAAAATTCAAATTGGCAACACAATAACAAGAGGATTAGGTGCAGGGGCAGATCCCAATGTTGGTCGTAAAGCAATTGAAGAAGATAGAGAAAAAATTACAAAAGTACTTGAAGGAAGCGACATGGTTTTTGTTACTGCCGGAATGGGCGGAGGAACTGGAACCGGCGGAGCGCCTGTAGTTGCTGCAATTGCAAAAAGTTTAGGTGCGTTAGTAATTGGAATTGTAACTAAGCCTTTTAAATGGGAAGGTAAGAGGAGAATGTTAAATGCAGATGAAGGAATTCATGACTTAAGAAGAAGTGTTGACAGTTTAATTGTAATACCAAATGACAGATTGTTAAGCATACTAGATAAAACGGTTTCCGCAAGAACAGCTTTTGAAAAACCAAATGAAGTATTATATGAAGCAACGAGAGGAATAGCAGATATAATAACAATTCCGGGAATTATTAATGTTGATTTTGCCGACGTAAGATCTGTAATGAATGCAAGCGGAGAAGCTTTAATGGGAGCCGGAACTGCAAGCGGAGAAAATAGGGCAATTGAAGCAGCTCAAAAAGCAATATCTTCACCTCTATTGGATGGTATAAGTATTAAAGGCGCAAAAAATATTTTATTGAACGTAACCGGTTCTGATGATTTGACTATGCAGGAAATAGACGAAGGCAACAAAGTTATTTATGAGGCGGCAGGAGAAGAAGCCAATGTAATATTTGGATGGGTGAGTAAAGAAGAAATGAATGACAGTGTTTCTTATACTGTTATTGCGACCGGATTTGGAAACAGCAATAAAAAAGAAAGCAAGATTGTTACAGAGAAAAAAGAACAGATAGAAGATAAAGATAAAAAGTTCGCTGGATATACAGTTGAGAATTTTGAAGTTCCAAATGGTGCTGAAGAATTAGATACACCAACAATATTCAGGGTGAAGGGCACAAATAAAATTCTTTCAGAAGAAAATTTAATACCAAGAAGCGGTTTTAAAATTGATCAATTGGATGCATTTGATGGTGTTCAAGTTGAAGGAAAAAGAAGAAAAGAAAAATAG
- a CDS encoding SLBB domain-containing protein produces MEVTKTTTSNNMDTKKMRNKLFLIILFGLLPFFVSNFQAQSLSNSDMSSSSLEALNLINVTIGGSFPMSGTYPASRTERVDQLITRILEQYKAELFKVTQDEKILTLIKTNIDGIAKRNIMLKRFSGETVKIDLQKFRATGDFINNPYLKNDDVLIFPTPDLDKNFIDISGAVNKECKFQFVQGDKLSDALLFAQGINKAYPKIERIEISRLNFDGNKENIIVVNENEEFNLMAGDRIRVISDNTYRRDYKVLIVGEVNNPGYISISKDSTTIKVAIKKAGGFTSQASLKFSELMRENDSYSTLRKQSVMQTFENPNTIIDLKLKLLQLQKLDELEILRNANLQIRDTLYFNIDNKLRMLEKNYQLNFEELKDDNSFTSKFILNDGDIIIVPKETNEVFVWGGVKKTGYYEFIKEYNVFDYINNAGGYTDIAYGDDEVYLIKGKSCDWLKVDDDHTFNIEAGDYIYIKKERPTEEFWYYLGRIGAVAGIFGGLATIYLAFK; encoded by the coding sequence ATGGAAGTTACAAAGACTACTACCAGCAACAATATGGATACAAAAAAAATGCGAAATAAATTATTTTTAATAATATTATTTGGATTATTACCTTTTTTTGTTTCTAATTTCCAAGCGCAATCATTATCCAATTCAGATATGAGTTCTAGTAGTTTGGAAGCTCTGAATTTAATAAATGTTACCATAGGCGGAAGTTTTCCCATGAGTGGAACTTATCCGGCATCTCGAACAGAAAGAGTTGATCAATTAATTACAAGAATTTTAGAACAATATAAAGCCGAACTGTTTAAGGTTACGCAGGATGAAAAGATTCTTACACTTATTAAAACTAATATCGATGGCATTGCAAAAAGAAATATAATGTTAAAGAGATTTTCCGGAGAAACGGTTAAGATAGACTTACAGAAATTTAGAGCTACCGGAGATTTTATCAATAATCCTTATTTAAAAAATGATGATGTACTTATATTCCCCACTCCGGATTTGGATAAAAACTTTATTGATATATCCGGTGCGGTTAACAAAGAATGTAAATTCCAATTTGTTCAAGGTGATAAATTAAGCGATGCGCTTTTATTTGCACAGGGAATTAACAAAGCATATCCTAAAATAGAACGAATTGAAATATCCAGATTAAATTTTGACGGTAATAAAGAAAATATTATTGTGGTTAATGAAAATGAAGAGTTTAACCTTATGGCAGGTGATAGAATCAGAGTAATTTCTGACAATACCTATCGAAGAGATTATAAAGTTTTAATAGTTGGAGAAGTTAATAATCCTGGATATATTTCAATTTCTAAAGATTCTACTACAATTAAAGTAGCGATAAAAAAAGCAGGCGGTTTTACTTCTCAAGCTTCATTAAAATTCTCAGAATTAATGAGAGAAAATGATTCTTATTCGACATTGAGGAAACAATCTGTTATGCAGACTTTTGAAAATCCAAACACTATAATTGATCTTAAGCTTAAACTTTTACAATTGCAAAAATTAGATGAATTAGAAATTTTGAGAAATGCAAACTTGCAAATAAGGGATACTCTATATTTTAATATTGATAATAAATTAAGGATGCTTGAAAAAAACTATCAACTGAATTTTGAAGAATTAAAGGATGATAACTCATTTACGAGTAAATTTATTCTAAATGATGGAGACATAATTATTGTGCCAAAAGAAACCAATGAAGTATTTGTTTGGGGTGGAGTTAAAAAGACTGGTTATTATGAATTTATAAAAGAATATAATGTATTTGACTATATCAACAATGCAGGTGGATATACTGACATTGCTTACGGCGATGATGAAGTTTACTTAATAAAAGGAAAATCTTGTGATTGGTTAAAGGTAGATGACGACCATACATTCAATATAGAAGCTGGTGATTATATTTATATTAAAAAAGAAAGGCCTACTGAAGAATTTTGGTACTATTTAGGTAGAATTGGGGCAGTTGCAGGAATTTTTGGTGGATTAGCTACAATTTATCTTGCCTTTAAATAA
- a CDS encoding oligosaccharide repeat unit polymerase encodes MSNFFILIVIIIAIGISKYFFQRWFNSLLIYSIVWGSMLSAYELKLMPFINLSSDTWIIIIGSYLAFFLGVAICFTTKGVNFNINYRTINSKKSDFIFFNNNKFFNRIIWSLALIGLFAAIHHWWVLLEEYGSFTKIIFHAARIYRQRADGLDDNSIPYLWLGSYLAVFYAGISNAKKGKIEFVTIIAILGIILKEMARFVRSGILVGMLLYITSYIYFRYSVAADSLGKNKKSNRKIIIGAFIVISILVAAAGFVKVSRNAPDNFSGTSSSLTQFDGGAFISPSIYLYLSSHVAVLSRSITMEEKNTYWAQNTFRELYTILGIFGLHEKIGYDMPGYYIPYWTNSGSYLRDLYRDFGPLGIIWFPFFVGLFASFFWIKFYESNDIYYFLGLVNLTIVIGMSFFSYMIKSVLLSINLFFHIIIIEFSYLLYRKFTNRNQDDL; translated from the coding sequence ATGAGTAATTTCTTTATTTTAATTGTAATTATAATAGCCATTGGAATTTCTAAATATTTTTTCCAAAGATGGTTTAATTCATTATTAATTTATAGCATTGTTTGGGGATCAATGTTAAGTGCTTATGAATTGAAATTAATGCCTTTCATCAATCTTTCGTCTGATACATGGATAATAATAATTGGAAGTTATTTAGCTTTTTTTTTAGGCGTTGCAATTTGTTTTACGACCAAAGGAGTTAATTTTAATATAAATTATAGGACTATTAATTCTAAAAAAAGTGATTTTATTTTTTTTAATAATAATAAATTTTTTAATAGAATTATTTGGTCTCTTGCATTAATTGGTCTATTTGCAGCAATACATCATTGGTGGGTTTTGCTCGAGGAATATGGTTCTTTCACAAAGATAATATTTCATGCTGCAAGAATATATAGACAGAGAGCTGATGGTCTTGATGATAATAGTATTCCCTATTTGTGGTTAGGCTCTTATTTAGCAGTTTTTTATGCTGGCATTAGTAATGCAAAAAAAGGGAAAATTGAATTTGTTACAATTATAGCAATACTTGGAATTATTTTAAAAGAAATGGCAAGGTTTGTGAGAAGTGGAATTTTAGTTGGTATGTTATTGTATATAACATCTTATATTTATTTCAGATACTCAGTTGCGGCTGATTCACTCGGAAAAAATAAAAAATCAAATCGTAAAATAATTATAGGTGCTTTTATAGTTATTTCCATTTTAGTTGCAGCTGCAGGATTTGTAAAAGTTAGTCGTAATGCCCCTGACAATTTTAGTGGTACAAGCAGTTCACTAACTCAATTTGACGGAGGTGCATTTATTTCGCCGTCAATTTATTTATATCTATCTTCACATGTTGCTGTATTATCAAGATCCATTACAATGGAAGAAAAAAATACTTATTGGGCACAAAATACGTTTAGAGAATTATATACAATCCTAGGTATTTTCGGATTACACGAAAAAATTGGATATGATATGCCAGGTTATTATATTCCTTATTGGACAAATTCAGGTTCTTATCTTAGAGATTTATATAGGGATTTTGGTCCGCTAGGAATAATTTGGTTTCCATTCTTTGTTGGATTATTTGCTTCTTTTTTTTGGATAAAATTCTACGAAAGTAATGATATATATTATTTCTTAGGTTTAGTAAATCTTACAATAGTTATTGGAATGTCTTTCTTTTCTTATATGATTAAATCAGTTTTACTGTCTATAAATTTATTCTTTCATATAATCATTATTGAATTTTCATATTTGCTATATCGAAAATTTACAAATAGAAATCAAGACGACCTATAG
- a CDS encoding oligosaccharide flippase family protein, with amino-acid sequence MKKLLLEIKELFIITKNKGFFHLLFSNIFVNFFAFGSQLLVAWILTPVELGQIKILQAFVSVAVIFASFGFDSSTLKLCSENIDITKKKELFKSANIFTTYTTLFTYIILYILSFFNIISSDNFINKYFNLFFIALIPQTFNMLHFSYLQALKRLNSLQKYQFILKLYRLFS; translated from the coding sequence TTGAAAAAATTATTACTAGAAATAAAAGAATTATTTATTATTACTAAAAATAAAGGTTTTTTTCATTTATTGTTTTCAAATATTTTTGTAAACTTCTTTGCTTTTGGTAGCCAACTTCTTGTTGCTTGGATATTAACACCTGTTGAATTAGGCCAAATAAAAATATTACAAGCATTTGTTTCTGTCGCTGTAATCTTTGCAAGTTTTGGTTTTGATTCTTCAACTTTAAAATTATGTTCTGAAAATATTGATATTACAAAAAAGAAAGAACTATTTAAATCTGCAAATATTTTTACTACTTATACTACACTTTTCACATACATAATATTATATATTTTATCATTTTTTAATATAATTTCGTCTGATAATTTTATTAATAAATACTTTAATTTATTTTTTATCGCTTTAATACCACAAACATTTAACATGCTTCATTTCTCATATTTACAAGCATTAAAAAGATTGAACTCATTGCAAAAATATCAGTTTATTCTAAAACTATATCGTTTATTTTCATAA
- a CDS encoding glycosyltransferase: protein MNFLFIGNPASTLIQQLCYELKKNKNISIDIISTSFFDSQINYSNYFNNIYYLEDKYKLLRKIPYLKIIYFIYNLRSLLKKLPTYNAVSIHYVYYFYAFLIEDFKSKGNKIILSFWGSDFNSTNYWQKYFIRIAVNNADIITTANEEMKDRLIKKYKIPNEKCIIARFGLNILEIIKINFELLNKSNAKKYFKISDNFIITIGYNSNRNQQHIRIINEINSIKDKLPQNYILLFPLTYNFKNSSDYIALIQNKLIKYKLNYKFIDYYLTDIEVANLRVATDILIQLQKHDLFSGSMQEHFSAGSLVITGRWLPYQKFKDVGIYFREIEDFSKLNKLLLEAISNYNEENKLLKNNFIKVWNLSSWEKVISKWEHILGIIKN, encoded by the coding sequence ATGAACTTCCTTTTTATTGGTAACCCAGCATCCACACTTATTCAGCAATTGTGTTATGAGTTAAAAAAAAATAAAAATATAAGCATCGATATAATCTCTACATCTTTTTTTGATTCACAAATTAATTATTCTAATTATTTCAACAACATATACTACTTAGAAGATAAATATAAATTACTTCGAAAAATACCGTATTTAAAGATTATATATTTTATTTATAACTTAAGATCACTATTAAAAAAATTACCTACTTATAACGCTGTTTCAATACATTATGTATACTATTTCTATGCCTTTTTAATTGAAGATTTTAAAAGCAAAGGAAACAAAATTATTTTAAGTTTTTGGGGAAGCGATTTTAATAGTACAAATTATTGGCAAAAATATTTTATTAGAATTGCAGTTAATAACGCTGATATAATTACAACTGCAAATGAAGAAATGAAAGATCGATTAATTAAAAAATATAAAATTCCAAATGAAAAATGTATAATTGCCAGGTTTGGTTTAAATATCCTTGAAATTATCAAAATAAATTTTGAATTATTAAATAAAAGCAATGCTAAGAAGTATTTTAAAATAAGTGACAATTTTATTATAACCATTGGCTATAACTCAAATAGGAATCAGCAGCATATAAGAATTATTAATGAAATAAATTCGATTAAAGATAAACTTCCCCAAAATTATATTCTACTTTTTCCATTGACATACAATTTTAAGAATTCATCAGATTATATTGCTTTAATTCAGAATAAACTTATTAAATATAAATTAAATTATAAATTTATTGATTACTATTTAACTGATATTGAAGTAGCAAATTTAAGAGTTGCCACTGATATTTTAATTCAACTTCAGAAACACGATTTATTTTCCGGATCAATGCAGGAGCATTTTTCAGCAGGCAGTCTTGTTATTACAGGAAGGTGGTTACCTTATCAAAAATTCAAAGATGTAGGAATTTATTTTCGTGAAATTGAAGACTTTTCGAAATTAAATAAACTATTATTAGAAGCAATCTCTAATTATAACGAGGAAAATAAACTTCTAAAAAATAACTTTATAAAAGTATGGAACTTAAGTAGTTGGGAAAAAGTAATTTCGAAATGGGAACACATATTAGGAATTATTAAAAATTGA
- a CDS encoding NTP transferase domain-containing protein yields MKFDERINKLVISPEDSLINAMKLMDKLDSKLLLVMLDKKYIGIISIGDIQRAILKNISITEKIKNIIRSNIRVCYSTDNFDKIKSTMIEFRTEFMPILNSNDELEKIIFWSDIFEEQVESFRKKLTLPVVIMAGGLGKRLKPFTNIIPKPLIPMGEKPIIEIIMDKFNSIGSNEFYITVNYKREMLEYYLDRNMSQNYKINYVREDEPLGTAGSLYLLKDKIKSTFFVSNCDILINQDLRDVYQYHKSNNNELTAVGAILNKSIPYGIFETGNNGQLLNLTEKPEFSYLANTGVYILEHKLLDEIPIGKSFNITDLILNLLNQNRKVGIFPISEKSWSDIGEWKSFWDINLNKQ; encoded by the coding sequence ATGAAATTTGACGAAAGAATTAATAAGCTAGTAATTTCACCTGAGGATTCATTAATTAACGCAATGAAGTTGATGGATAAATTAGATTCTAAACTTTTATTGGTAATGCTTGATAAAAAATATATTGGCATAATAAGTATTGGTGATATTCAAAGAGCAATCTTAAAAAATATTTCAATTACTGAAAAAATTAAAAATATTATTAGATCAAATATTCGAGTTTGTTACAGTACCGATAATTTTGATAAAATAAAATCAACTATGATTGAATTCAGGACGGAATTTATGCCTATACTTAATAGTAATGATGAACTTGAGAAGATAATTTTTTGGTCAGATATTTTTGAAGAGCAAGTTGAATCATTTAGAAAGAAATTGACTTTACCTGTTGTGATAATGGCTGGCGGATTAGGTAAACGACTGAAACCTTTTACAAATATTATTCCTAAACCACTAATTCCTATGGGTGAGAAGCCAATTATTGAAATTATTATGGATAAATTTAATAGTATCGGCTCAAATGAGTTTTATATAACTGTTAATTATAAACGTGAAATGCTCGAATATTACTTAGATAGAAATATGTCACAAAATTATAAGATTAATTATGTAAGAGAAGATGAACCATTAGGAACAGCAGGCAGTCTCTATTTATTAAAAGATAAAATAAAATCAACATTTTTTGTTTCTAACTGTGATATTCTAATAAATCAAGATTTAAGAGATGTCTATCAATATCACAAATCAAATAATAATGAATTAACTGCAGTTGGTGCCATTTTAAATAAAAGTATTCCTTACGGAATTTTTGAAACCGGTAATAATGGTCAATTGTTAAATTTAACCGAAAAACCGGAGTTTTCATATCTTGCAAATACAGGTGTTTATATACTTGAACATAAATTATTAGACGAAATTCCTATTGGTAAATCATTTAACATTACAGATCTAATTTTAAATCTCTTAAATCAGAATCGTAAAGTAGGTATTTTCCCAATTAGCGAAAAATCTTGGTCTGATATAGGAGAATGGAAAAGTTTTTGGGATATAAATTTAAATAAACAATGA
- a CDS encoding acetyltransferase — protein MQKLLRLSLKKIGEFEIIGYTDEEDKGVILEFPFLGNDNQFLSNNFQNIKCAAIGIGQIKSSALRKKVVDQYKNAGFHFPIIISPYAIVNENVGIGEGTVIFDGAVINTYSSIGSFVIINTNSTVEHDCNIGDFVHLASNSVLSGNVIIGNGTFIGAGATIIQGIEIEHDVIIGAGSTATKNCFAGKTYIGVPAKLL, from the coding sequence ATGCAAAAGTTATTGCGTCTATCATTAAAAAAGATTGGCGAATTTGAAATAATTGGTTATACCGATGAAGAAGATAAAGGCGTTATACTTGAATTTCCTTTTTTAGGAAATGATAATCAATTCTTATCAAATAATTTTCAAAATATTAAATGCGCTGCAATCGGAATTGGACAAATCAAATCATCTGCATTAAGAAAAAAAGTCGTTGATCAATACAAAAATGCCGGATTTCATTTTCCCATTATCATTTCGCCATATGCAATTGTTAATGAGAATGTTGGAATAGGTGAAGGTACAGTTATTTTTGATGGTGCAGTAATTAACACTTATTCTAGTATCGGTAGTTTTGTAATTATTAATACAAATTCAACCGTAGAACACGATTGTAATATTGGTGATTTTGTTCATTTAGCTTCAAACTCTGTTTTAAGTGGAAATGTAATAATTGGTAATGGTACATTTATAGGTGCAGGTGCAACAATAATACAAGGAATTGAAATTGAGCATGATGTAATCATTGGTGCTGGTAGTACTGCTACAAAAAATTGTTTTGCTGGAAAAACTTATATTGGAGTTCCTGCAAAATTATTATAA
- a CDS encoding LegC family aminotransferase has protein sequence MIEKTIKFIKQLYNTDNFIALHSPVFIGNEKKYLNDCIDSTFVSYIGKYVTKFEEMTAKYTGSNYAIAVVNGTTALQIALNLLGVEDGDEVITQPLTFVATANAIKHAGGEPVFVDVDIDTLGMSPNKLEDFLKKNCEIRNELCYNKYSKKKIKAIVPMHTFGFPVRIKEIISIANKYHIKLVEDSAESLGSFYEGQHTGTFGEIGILSYNGNKVITTGGGGIILTNNKDLAQKAKHITTTAKIPHKWEYVHDMVAYNYRMTNVTAALGVAQMENLNEFLENKRKTAEQYDKFFTNSEYRLIKSPLNVITNNWLNTIQVSNKIVRDEFLEKTNNVGIMTRPVWQLMNKLEMFKNCFKGNLDNSVWLADRLVNIPSGFRK, from the coding sequence ATGATCGAAAAGACAATTAAATTTATTAAGCAGCTTTATAATACTGATAACTTTATTGCGCTGCACTCGCCGGTCTTCATTGGTAATGAAAAAAAATACTTAAATGATTGTATTGACTCAACGTTTGTTTCTTATATTGGAAAATATGTTACTAAATTTGAAGAAATGACAGCAAAATATACAGGTTCTAATTATGCAATCGCTGTTGTAAATGGAACAACTGCTCTGCAAATTGCTTTGAATTTACTTGGTGTTGAAGACGGTGATGAAGTTATTACTCAACCTCTAACTTTTGTTGCTACTGCAAATGCTATCAAACATGCTGGGGGTGAACCTGTTTTTGTTGATGTTGATATCGATACACTAGGCATGTCTCCAAATAAATTAGAAGATTTCTTAAAAAAAAATTGTGAAATTCGAAATGAGTTATGTTATAATAAATATAGCAAAAAAAAAATTAAAGCAATTGTTCCAATGCATACATTTGGTTTTCCTGTTAGAATTAAAGAAATTATAAGTATAGCGAATAAATATCATATTAAATTAGTTGAAGATTCAGCTGAATCACTTGGTTCATTTTACGAAGGTCAGCATACCGGAACATTTGGTGAAATTGGAATTTTAAGCTACAATGGAAACAAAGTAATAACGACAGGTGGCGGTGGTATAATATTAACCAATAATAAAGATTTAGCTCAAAAAGCTAAACATATTACAACAACTGCCAAAATTCCGCATAAATGGGAATATGTTCATGATATGGTAGCATATAATTATAGAATGACTAATGTAACTGCAGCATTGGGTGTAGCTCAAATGGAAAATTTAAATGAATTTTTAGAAAATAAAAGAAAAACTGCTGAACAATATGACAAATTTTTTACAAATTCAGAATATAGGTTAATTAAATCTCCCCTTAACGTTATAACAAATAATTGGTTAAATACAATTCAAGTTAGTAATAAAATTGTACGAGACGAGTTTCTCGAAAAAACAAATAATGTAGGCATAATGACAAGACCTGTTTGGCAGCTAATGAATAAATTAGAAATGTTTAAAAATTGCTTTAAAGGAAATTTAGATAATTCAGTTTGGCTTGCCGATAGATTAGTAAATATTCCTAGTGGTTTTAGAAAATAG